The sequence CGCATAGTCGAACTATGTCACTGTTGTCGCAACGCAGAGGACGGACGTAAAGACCAGCAGGATGGTATGTAATTTGACAGAAATCGCCTAATGTGAGCGCCCTGGTCGAGCACCTCTCGTGGGGATTGCCTAAGTGCCGTATCGCACAGCGGAGAATTGCGACGCAATATTGAGCGTGCATGGCTCTCGTGTCAAATACTCCGGATCGTATGTCAGGGCGAAGCCGTTCTAGCCGAACTCCAGGGGCCGGTTGGAAAGTTGCCTGGGATTCCGGACAACGCCCTCGTGCGTGGGTATGGCGCACGTCGAAACCCAGCGGCCGGAGGTCATGTGCCTGAACTTTTACAGGATCAGCGTGCGGCCTGTGACGACGTCCGATGAGGCACCCTTTCTGGCGCTGCCCGATCCCTGTTACTACCTCGGATCCCTGCCCGGGATCGGTCCATCCCCCTCGGGGGAGAAGATCGCGGCGAGGGATGATGCCCGCGCAGCACAGCGGCGGGCAGCACGCTGCGGAGCGGCGCCCCTCCGGTGACCGCTAGTGCGACGGGTTAATGGCGCTGGCCGCTGGAGCCGCGGTGGCGTTGGCCCCGAGCGGTTGATGGATCAAACGTCGGTGCTTGGCCTGCCATCCGGCCCCATGATCGGCCACTCTGTAGGTTGCCCATTTGATGATGTCCATGATGAACACCCAGGCGAGCGTGTACGCGAGCACCCAGCCAATCGTGGTCCAGGACAGCGCTGGCATCAGCCATCCGTAGGCGCACATCAGGATGGCCAGGATGTTGGTCGCCCACAAGGCGGCGTTGAGGGGCAGGCTCGGGAACGGCGGCAGGAAGAACCATCGTGCGGTGCGGGTGTTATAGAGCAGAAAGTGTCCGCCGAGGACGATCTGCAGGAACATGACCGATTGCAGCTCGGTCTGGGTGGAGAGCTGAAACAAGGTCTGCTCGGGGGCACTGCTCAGGATCTCGAAACCGATCAGCAGCAGGCCGAAGGACTGCACCACGGAGAACAGGCCGAGCACGGAGGACACGCCGAGCACCCGTGGCATCTTCCAGCGGATCGGTTGGGGCGCCACCTCGGTGTTGTCGTAGGCGATGGTCATGATCGGTGCGTCATCGAGCACGGCCAGGATGACGATCATGATCGCGGTCAGCGGCGTAAAGTCCAGCAGCAGCGTGGACAGCACGACCAGGAACATGATGTCCATGGTCAGCGCTACCCGGTAGATGGTGTAGCTGTTGATGCGGCCGAAGATCCGGCGTGCCTCGTCGATGGCGGTGTTGATCACCGACAGGCCCGGCGCGGTGAGGATCAGCGCCGCCGCGCCGCGGGCGGCGTCGGTGGCCCCGGACACCGCGGTGCCGCAGTCCGCCTGCTTGAGCGCCGGCGCGTCGTTGACCCCGTCGCCGGTCATGGCCACCAGATGCCCGCGATCCTGCAGGGCCTTGACGATGGCATACTTGTGCTCGGGGAAGACCCGGGCGAAACCGTCCGCCTTCTCGATGGCCTCGGCGATGGCCGGCGGGACCTTGTTGGGGTCCAGATCCTTGGGAAAGGCCTCCGCTGCCGGGATGATATGGTCGCCCAGACCGAGCTGGCGCGCCGTTTCCCGGGCGATGGCGGTGTCGTCGCCGGTGACCATCTTGACCCGCACGCCCTTGACGGCAGCCTGATCGATGGTGGCCTTGGAATCGTCCCGGGGCGGGTCGAACATCGGCAGGATGCCGAGCAGGCCCCAGGTGGCGCCGTCGTCCTCGGAGCGGGCGACACCCAGCGCGCGATAACCCTTTGTGCCCAGGTCCTCGACCACCTGCTTGACCTTCGCCTCGCCGGCGTCGTCCAGCTTTGCCAGGGCGGCGATGACTTGGGGCGCCCCCTTGGAGACGAGCACGGTTTTCCCGTCGGGGGTGGTGACAGTGGCCTGGGTGCGTTTGCCGACCGGGTCGAACGGCATGAACTTGAGCTGCTTGTAGGTCGACAGAACGCTCTGATCGGCCAGCGCGCCGATCACGGCGGTGTCGATCGCATCGCGGTCCTCGATCTTGGATGCCAGCGCGCCGGCCAGGACCACATCCTGCGGGTCGGTACTGTTGAACAGGATCGGGTCGGCCAGGGTGAGCTGATTCTTGGTCAGGGTGCCCGTCTTGTCCGAGCAGAGGATGTTGAC comes from Gammaproteobacteria bacterium and encodes:
- a CDS encoding plasma-membrane proton-efflux P-type ATPase — protein: MSNAKPADNQPAAGGLVDLEKRPVAEVLETLSVKAQTGLSNEEAAQRLTQYGPNAIVEKKVGLLAKLLGPFTGPIAYMIEAAALVSAFLGRWDDFAVIFGLLIFNAALEFWQDRKASSALAALKDSLAPEATALRDGQWQTVQAATLVPGDIVKIRLGVIVPADLRMVKGDYAAIDQAALTGESLPAKKKVGDAAYSGSVVKEGEMEGVVIATGSNTFFGRTAQLVAGAGSVSHAQTAMFQIANFLIVVAVVLALIMVGFDVWRDIVVRDDWKWADALNILQFVLILLVASIPVAMPAVFSITMALGALALSKQKAIVSKLSAIEEMAGVNILCSDKTGTLTKNQLTLADPILFNSTDPQDVVLAGALASKIEDRDAIDTAVIGALADQSVLSTYKQLKFMPFDPVGKRTQATVTTPDGKTVLVSKGAPQVIAALAKLDDAGEAKVKQVVEDLGTKGYRALGVARSEDDGATWGLLGILPMFDPPRDDSKATIDQAAVKGVRVKMVTGDDTAIARETARQLGLGDHIIPAAEAFPKDLDPNKVPPAIAEAIEKADGFARVFPEHKYAIVKALQDRGHLVAMTGDGVNDAPALKQADCGTAVSGATDAARGAAALILTAPGLSVINTAIDEARRIFGRINSYTIYRVALTMDIMFLVVLSTLLLDFTPLTAIMIVILAVLDDAPIMTIAYDNTEVAPQPIRWKMPRVLGVSSVLGLFSVVQSFGLLLIGFEILSSAPEQTLFQLSTQTELQSVMFLQIVLGGHFLLYNTRTARWFFLPPFPSLPLNAALWATNILAILMCAYGWLMPALSWTTIGWVLAYTLAWVFIMDIIKWATYRVADHGAGWQAKHRRLIHQPLGANATAAPAASAINPSH